The following nucleotide sequence is from Pseudomonadota bacterium.
CATGGGCAACGTGGCGGGCGATCACCTCGTGGTCGGCATCTTCTCGGAGCTGATGCCTTTTCTTGTGCCCATCGCCTTCATAGCTCTGAGCATTTTCATCTCGACAATGCAGGCATTTGTCTTCACACTGCTTTCCATAGTATACATACATCTGGCGTCCGGGGACGAGGCCTGAGATCGACGGGCCGCGCGGCGCCATGGAACGGAGGTAGGAGATGAAGAGAGTTGCGGCGTTTCTATCCTTCACCCTGGCGTTCATGATCTCCGCCTGTGCGCACGCGCAGGGGATGGCGGGGGCGGCCTCGGCAGACGAAGGCATGCTCAAGGTTGCGCTTGCCATAACCTCGGGCCTGACCATCATGGTCGCGGTGCTGGGCGGGGCCATGGCACAGAGCAGGGCCGCGTCCGTCACCCTCGAGGGGATCGCGCGCAACCCGGAGGCGGCTAGCAAGGTCATGACCCCCATGATCATCGCGCTCGCGCTCATCGAGTCGCTGGTGATCTACGCGCTCGTCATCGCGTTCCTGCTGCAGGGGAAAATTTAAAGCTACAGGCTGCTTCGGGTCATGTAAGCGTGGCTTTCGGACCATTCCCTCCGTCGCTGGCGCACGTCGCTCGCTATTCGTTGTCAAAAAACCGTTAGCGTCATGCGGCTTGAATGTCTTCCTCGCGTCAGCCTTCAAGCCGCGACGCCAATCGGTTTTTTGACTTCCGAATACGCTCGTCTCGTAAACGCGCCTTAATGCGACTTTCGGGAATGGTCCGAAAGCCACGCAAAGGCACTATCCGAAGCTGCATGTGGCTTGGTAGAACAAGAAAAGAAAAAGGCCGGGGTTTCATGCCCCGGCCTTTGATCGGATCGGTCCTGATTCTATGCGATATCGCCCATTGCAGGGAACCCCGGCAGGTCTTTGCCCTCGTTCATCTTTGCGTTGATGACCGGCGAAGCGAACGCGGTGCAGAGGCCGACCGCGGAGTTCGTAAAAAATACTGCTGACGCACCGATACCGATAAGGGTGCCGCCGGCCCATCCATAAAACCAGTTAAGGGCGACGGCCAGTCTGCTGACGTCCGCGTCCACATCCAGGTTTTCATTGACCGTGCCTGATTCGACGCCCTCCCTCGATGAGAGATCTGAAAAGCCGGAGCCAAGCTCCACGTCTCCGAAGTTTCTGGTGAGAATGCCCTCCGGCTCATTCCTGAGGGTGTGACAACGCGGGTCGTACAGCAGCGCCTCGAATCTGTCGAGCAGCCCGTCGTTTGCCGGACAGACGATGTCGTCCTGATCGAGTACCCCCTCAATCATTCCGGAATCATAGACGACCGTGCCGTTTTCCGATCTCATCGACTGCGTGCCCGGCTTGATCGTTACATCGTCCCACAGGATGCTCATCTTACGCTCCTTGTCCGCCCTAGATGCGCTTGACACTGTTATTATCGGCAATTGGGAGGGCAATAGTTGCGCGATCGTTAAAAATGCTAATAGCTCAATATTATCAACTAAATATCTATTTCTGGCGTCTGGCTTCTAGCGTCTGGCTTCTCAGCTTCTTCTTCCTCATGTGCGGCGGGAGGGGGCGGGCCTCGTTGATCGGCTTGCCTGAGAGCTCGAGGATGATGTCGAAGTCGTCGGCAGCATTGGTGTCTCGAAGGATCGCCTTTGAGCGCACCCTCTCGCCGCACTTCACGCACTGGTGCAGGATCACGTACTGCTTCCTGGTGTGCGTGTAGATCCCGATGGGCCGCATCATCCCGCGGCAAGGATTGGCGCGGTCGCCGGGGTTTCGGTCCACGTGCATGGACCAGAGGCAGCGCGGGCAGTGGTTGCGAGGGGTTGTCTGCGCGGTCGGCGGGACCTCTGCCCCGCAATGGCCGCACAGAAAGCCCTCGTTGACGACCTGGAACCGCTTTGTCTTGAGCCCTGATTTTTCCGCCATGATCGCCTTCCTGCGAACATATCACAGGGAGATCGCCCTGCAAAGGAGCCGCGAAAGGGGCGTGCTGCTGGACAAAGCGCGCATCATAATCTAATCTAAGCCGCAAACGGAAAGAGGGGGTTCAGATGGCATGGAAGAGGGTGAGCGATCAGTCGCTGAGGTGGCAGCCTGAAAGAGGGCTCCAGGCGGTGTTCAAGAGCCCGGACCGGATAAAGCCCACGGAGGCCATAGTCGGCCAGCGCAGGGCGGTCGAGGCGCTCAAGATGGGGCTCAAGCTCTATCAGACCGGCTTCAACGTCTACGTCGCGGGTATGGCCGGCACCGGGAGGATGACCACCATACGCCGCGCGCTCAAGCAGCTCGGGAAGCAGAAGGCCGAGGTCCCGGACCGGTGCTACGTCTACAACTTCCTGGACCCGTCCCAGCCGGTGCTGCTCACGTTCCCCTGCGGCAAGGGACGGTCGTTTCGCGACGACATGAGCGAGCTGGTCCGCGTGCTCAGGGCCGAGATACCCAAGGCCGTCGAGTCGCCTCACGTTCAGCGGGAGCGTGAGCTCATCATCGAGCGCTACCAGCGCGAGGAGAAGAGGCTGTTCGAGGATTTCGCCGAGCATCTCAAGAAGGAGGGGTTCGCGCTCGTCCAGCTGCAGGAGGGGGGGTTCGTCGCCCCTACGGTGTTCCCCATCGTGGGGAACGAGGCGGTCTCCATCGACTACCTGGACAACCTCGTCAAGGACGGAAAGATGACCGCGGAGGAGCGCGACGCCAAGAACCGCCGCTACAAGGAGCTGATGGGCGAGCTCAAGCGCGTGCTCACCAAGGCGCGCTCCCTGGGCAAGGAGATGCACCTGGCGCTGGACAGGCTCATGCAGCGCTCCGGCTCCGCGGTCCTCGACGGCCTCATG
It contains:
- a CDS encoding RNHCP domain-containing protein, whose amino-acid sequence is MAEKSGLKTKRFQVVNEGFLCGHCGAEVPPTAQTTPRNHCPRCLWSMHVDRNPGDRANPCRGMMRPIGIYTHTRKQYVILHQCVKCGERVRSKAILRDTNAADDFDIILELSGKPINEARPLPPHMRKKKLRSQTLEARRQK
- the atpE gene encoding ATP synthase F0 subunit C; translation: MLKVALAITSGLTIMVAVLGGAMAQSRAASVTLEGIARNPEAASKVMTPMIIALALIESLVIYALVIAFLLQGKI